One window of the Runella slithyformis DSM 19594 genome contains the following:
- a CDS encoding N-6 DNA methylase, whose protein sequence is MPKTTDVPHELREFNKVFETISYRHGWGDVYVDFVDYSVACFLNTGDLKVADFLKKKYGKDYGYFKELLGEWLKAQHKQLNRGKMWYDALGAFYEVIASSSKASHLGQFFTPPDVVDMLTMITADKAREGGRQRIADPCSGSGRMLVSFHAHFPGNYCFAADVDAICTKMTALNMMLHGCEGQAVCMNSLDPDDWRFGYNVNPWIREFGGLPHLARIEKEQCFQWRGFQQDKEKYAQRKAEAAAAQKEALTAVKPEPVMGKFGQLSFL, encoded by the coding sequence ATGCCTAAAACAACGGATGTACCTCACGAGCTGCGTGAGTTTAATAAAGTATTTGAAACGATTTCGTACCGCCACGGTTGGGGCGATGTGTACGTAGATTTTGTCGATTATTCAGTGGCCTGTTTTCTCAATACCGGTGACCTGAAGGTAGCTGATTTCCTGAAAAAGAAATACGGAAAGGACTACGGCTATTTTAAAGAGCTGCTGGGTGAATGGCTGAAAGCGCAGCATAAGCAACTCAACCGAGGGAAGATGTGGTATGATGCTTTAGGGGCTTTCTATGAGGTGATAGCCTCCTCCAGTAAAGCGAGCCACTTAGGTCAATTTTTCACCCCGCCCGATGTGGTGGACATGCTCACCATGATCACGGCCGACAAAGCCCGTGAGGGCGGACGGCAACGCATCGCTGACCCTTGCTCAGGCTCGGGGCGGATGTTGGTTTCGTTTCATGCGCACTTTCCGGGCAACTACTGCTTTGCGGCCGATGTAGATGCCATCTGCACGAAAATGACGGCCCTGAACATGATGTTGCACGGCTGCGAAGGGCAGGCCGTTTGTATGAACTCTCTGGACCCGGACGATTGGCGCTTTGGCTACAATGTTAACCCGTGGATACGAGAGTTTGGCGGCCTGCCTCACCTGGCTCGTATCGAAAAAGAACAGTGCTTCCAGTGGCGGGGATTCCAACAGGATAAAGAGAAATACGCGCAGCGGAAAGCAGAAGCGGCGGCCGCTCAAAAAGAAGCGTTGACGGCCGTAAAGCCTGAGCCGGTGATGGGCAAGTTTGGGCAACTTTCTTTCCTGTAA
- a CDS encoding SymE family type I addiction module toxin yields the protein MSRNLKVSKRARVNVMRRVKWVPELKLSGNWLAMAGIEPGDVVKIEVLNSKIIISHG from the coding sequence ATGAGCAGAAATTTAAAAGTAAGCAAGCGAGCGCGGGTAAATGTAATGCGCCGAGTAAAGTGGGTACCGGAGTTGAAATTGAGCGGTAATTGGCTGGCCATGGCAGGGATCGAACCGGGCGACGTGGTGAAAATCGAAGTGTTGAACAGTAAAATCATTATTTCACATGGGTAA
- a CDS encoding DUF6712 family protein: MIISNIAQLKAALGGIQQEMNWSAFEPFVRQAEKVYIIPAIGQEFYDELAELTTPNAKQTKLLEWLRIAVAEYADLLGGMRLFMHTSNAGKQVPQMPNMGPPAKWMTVTAIKQSIAKADLALESALQYLEKNKADFPTWANSDSYTVDHSLFLSSATELTKYFPAAKDSRRLYLSVRNYISTAQEFFLASVIGEAQLAAWVTKMANPALTPTAQEAQAWKLARYALAHQAFAESIPYLNINEDWRLVSETDGIVNEGILDAARRQEMLANCQAKAEEFKNRLLNYINSVASATVFPEYFTTVYVAPKAPRGTSIENNSSNSYFAF; the protein is encoded by the coding sequence ATGATCATCAGCAACATAGCACAGCTGAAGGCGGCCTTGGGCGGTATTCAGCAGGAAATGAACTGGTCGGCGTTTGAGCCATTCGTTCGTCAGGCTGAAAAGGTCTACATCATTCCCGCCATCGGGCAGGAATTCTACGACGAATTGGCCGAACTGACCACCCCCAACGCCAAGCAGACCAAGCTGCTTGAGTGGCTCCGTATTGCGGTGGCTGAATACGCCGACCTGCTCGGTGGGATGCGCCTTTTCATGCACACCTCCAATGCCGGTAAGCAGGTACCTCAAATGCCCAACATGGGGCCGCCCGCCAAGTGGATGACCGTGACGGCCATCAAGCAATCCATTGCCAAGGCAGATTTGGCGTTGGAAAGTGCCCTTCAGTACCTGGAGAAAAACAAGGCCGATTTTCCCACGTGGGCCAATTCCGATTCCTACACGGTGGACCATTCGCTGTTTTTGTCGTCGGCCACTGAACTTACCAAATACTTTCCTGCCGCGAAGGATTCGCGCCGGCTGTATCTGTCGGTACGTAATTACATCAGTACCGCGCAGGAGTTCTTTTTGGCTTCAGTGATCGGCGAGGCTCAATTGGCCGCCTGGGTCACCAAAATGGCCAATCCCGCCCTCACGCCCACCGCTCAGGAGGCGCAGGCCTGGAAGTTGGCCCGTTATGCGTTGGCTCATCAGGCTTTTGCCGAAAGTATTCCCTACCTCAATATCAATGAGGACTGGCGCTTGGTGAGTGAAACCGACGGTATTGTCAACGAAGGAATTTTGGACGCAGCGCGTCGGCAGGAAATGCTGGCCAACTGCCAAGCCAAGGCCGAAGAGTTTAAGAATCGCTTACTCAATTACATTAACTCGGTGGCATCGGCGACGGTGTTTCCCGAATACTTTACCACCGTTTACGTAGCCCCAAAGGCACCGCGCGGTACTTCCATCGAAAACAACAGTTCAAATTCTTATTTCGCTTTTTAA
- a CDS encoding AAA family ATPase, which yields MGKYEITTKKGYDFFECSSALQKCIRRGLEDEALFWAVELYDSNFSEYVWKRLRIMSSEDIGLAEPNISSEIWALYSMFKEQAKKKEDSNEPQRLFLTHAVLLLCRSRKSRLIDWALLFAWLTHPFKKIPVPDFALDKHNDRGKRLKRGWAHFFNEGTLLANRADVAREEEFREAAKRAIGDPTGTSLF from the coding sequence ATGGGTAAGTACGAAATCACTACGAAGAAGGGATATGATTTTTTTGAGTGCAGCTCCGCCCTGCAAAAGTGTATCCGGCGTGGGCTGGAGGATGAAGCGCTCTTTTGGGCCGTAGAGCTGTATGACAGTAATTTTAGTGAATACGTCTGGAAGCGCCTGCGTATCATGAGCAGTGAAGATATTGGATTAGCTGAGCCAAATATCTCTTCGGAAATATGGGCGCTGTATTCCATGTTTAAGGAGCAGGCCAAAAAGAAGGAGGACAGCAACGAGCCTCAACGGTTGTTTTTAACCCACGCGGTCCTGCTCCTGTGCCGGTCCCGAAAAAGCAGGCTCATTGATTGGGCATTACTCTTTGCTTGGCTCACCCATCCCTTCAAGAAAATTCCGGTGCCTGACTTTGCCCTCGACAAACACAATGACCGCGGTAAACGCCTGAAACGCGGTTGGGCACATTTTTTCAATGAAGGTACCCTACTAGCCAATCGTGCCGACGTGGCACGGGAAGAGGAATTTCGAGAAGCGGCCAAGCGAGCGATCGGCGACCCGACGGGTACGAGCTTGTTTTAA